In Tubulanus polymorphus chromosome 2, tnTubPoly1.2, whole genome shotgun sequence, a single window of DNA contains:
- the LOC141899601 gene encoding uncharacterized protein LOC141899601, with protein sequence MKGRIVIYSIVGCPHCIAAKNTLQQFILPYTDISLDIFPQCRQYVLERTGKKTVPQIFFNAKYIGGNDDLQKLVKEKKAFDKLVEDVKNNTVPPDAPQIPDPSTAVSSHDPSDFICEPDEYARLVTELKQSGLIQDNRSGILTVHKNSFSGKKFVDWVVNTKNVERVTAIEMGQQLIDRHFGHNVHKEEIFQDSDVYYRLMEDDDSLALNSGSVSECKVSSAGELSENLRKLILLIYSKHLSKDGKTVDYKGIGKSPEFQKYVRLTQELQRLNMNSLSREETLAFFINVYNALVIHATVVKGPPVNLWQRWKFFNTVKYMIGGSEYSLQAIENGVLRGNRKGMGMISKPFGQNDPRLNIALDKADPKIHFALVCGAKSCPPIKTYSTQDVDNELQLATEAFLEGDEGVSIDISKSKVNLSKIFNWYKIDFGQNDEEMLEWICFHMSTGDKKLQLQELINKKNYKISYLHYDWSLNSK encoded by the exons AAGAATACACTTCAACAATTCATTCTGCCTTACACTGATATAAGTCTTGATATCTTTCCACAATGTAGACAGTATGTGCTTGAAAGAACAGGCAAAAAGACCGTACCTCAGATATTCTTCAATGCCAAATATATTGGAGGAAATGATGACCTCCAGAAGTTG gttaaagaaaagaaagctTTTGATAAATTAGTAGAAGATGTAAAGAATAATACTGTCCCACCTGATGCTCCGCAAATACCAGATCCTAGCACTGCTGTATCCTCTCATG ATCCAAGTGATTTTATATGTGAACCTGACGAATATGCAAGACTTGTGACGGAACTGAAACAAAGTGGTCTCATACAAGATAACCGGTCTGGTATTTTAACTGTGCATAAGAATTCATTTTCTGGGAAGAAATTTGTTGATTGGGTTGTCAATACTAAAAATGTGG AGAGAGTAACAGCAATAGAAATGGGACAGCAACTTATTGATAGACATTTTGGTCATAATGTTCATAAAGAGGAGATTTTTCAAGACAGCGACGTTTATTATCGTCTAATGGAGGATGATGATTCATTGGCTCTTAACTCTGGTTCTGTTTCTGAATGCAAGGTTAGCTCAG CTGGTGAATTAAGTGAAAATTTGAGGAAGTTGATATTGCTAATCTATTCCAAGCATCTTTCTAAAGATGGCAAG ACAGTGGACTATAAAGGAATTGGTAAAAGTcccgaatttcaaaaatatgtgCGTCTTACACAAGAGTTACAGCGATTAAACATGAACAGTTTGAGTCGAGAGGAAACACTGGCATTTTTCATTAATGTCTACAATGCACTTGTAATTCATGCTACTGTGGTGAAAGGTCCTCCAGTAAATCTCTGGCAAAGATGGAAG TTTTTCAACACTGTGAAGTATATGATAGGTGGCAGTGAATATTCACTACAGGCTATTGAAAATGGTGTTCTGAGAGGCAATCGTAAAGGAATGG gtatGATTTCAAAGCCATTTGGTCAAAATGATCCACGCTTGAATATAGCTCTTGATAAGGCAGATCCAAAAATACACTTTGCACTTGTCTGTGGAGCCAAGAGCTGTCCTCCTATTAAAACCTATTCAACTCAA GATGTTGACAATGAGTTGCAACTTGCTACTGAAGCATTTCTTGAAGGAGATGAAGGCGTCAGCATAGATATATCTAAAAGCAAGGTGAATCTCTCCAAGATTTTCAATTGGTATAAGATAGACTTCGGCCAAAATGATGAAGAG ATGCTTGAGTGGATATGTTTTCATATGAGCACTGGCGAtaagaaattacaattacaaGAACTGATcaacaaaaagaattacaaaaTCTCATACTTGCACTATGACTGGAGTTTGAATTCCAAATGA